The following is a genomic window from Spirosoma foliorum.
ACTGACTGGCCGTTTCCAGAATAAGCTGAATGTCAGACTCTGTCAGGTCTTTGATACCCACCAAATGGCGGACACTGAGGGATTGGGCCATAAGACTAGTATAACTATAAATTGGGCAAAGATAGGTCTAGTCAGTTAAAGATAGCAGTCGGGCAATACTTTATTCTCGCAATCGGATAAGCGGAAACAGCGATGATTCAACATGCGATTCGTTCATAAGCCGACCGAGCTGTTCTGCCTTTTCGGGATTCTTGGCTGCCACGTCGTGACTTTCGGCGGGGTCTTTCGAGAGGTCGTATAACTCAACCGGGCCTGTTGGGTTGTTGGAAACCTGTAATCGAACGGCTTTCCAGTCGCCCCGGCGGATGGCTTGTCGGCCCCCATTTTCGTGAAACTCCCAATACAGATAAGCATGTTTTTTCTGAGGCCCTTTACTTGTCAGCGCTGGTACAAACGAAAGCCCATCCACGCGACCCGGTGTTTGCGCGCCAGCCAATTCGGTAAACGTGGGGAGTACGTCCCAAAAAGCCCCGACGAAATCGCTCCGACTACCGGCTTTAACAACGCCAGGCCAGCGAGCAATGAAAGGTTCCCGAATACCTCCTTCGTACAAATCGCGCTTGACGCCCCGGAAACCACCACTGCTGTTAAAGAATGTTGGATCAGCTCCGCCTTCAACGTGTGGACCGTTGTCGCTGGTAAAAATCACAAGGGTATTTTTATCCAATCCTTTCGCTTTCAGTTTAGCCATCACCTGACCAACGTAGAGGTCGAGACGGGCAACCATGGCGGCAAACGTAGCGTGTGGATACGCTTGGGAGGCATACCCACCGGTTTTCGCATCAGGACCATAGTCGGCTCCTACATAAGGCTTTTCGGCAAACTTTCCCTTATAATGTTGAAAGATGCTGTCATTGGGAACAACCAATTCTGCATGAGGTAAAATATAGGGCAGGAATAGGAAAAAAGGTTGACTGGTCTTCCGATTGTCCAGAAAGGCCAGTGCCTGTTTCTGAATCAGGTCTGGCGCGTATTCCTTCATCTGACGTAAATTCTCATTCGCCGTCAGCACAACTTTCTGGCTGTTGTTCCAGAGATGATCGGGGTAATATCGGTGCGCCAGTCCCTGACAATTGTAGCCATAGAACTGATCGAAGCCCTGCTTATTCGGGTCGCCTTCTGAGCCGACGGGTCCCAGTCCCCACTTCCCGAAGGCTGCCGTTGCGTAACCCGCCCGTTGCAGAAGTTCGGCAACTGTCGTAACCGAATCGGCAATGGGTTGTTGGCCTTCGGGTTTGATCTCTTTATTACCCCGAATGTACGTATGACCCGTATGCAACCCCGTCATCAAAGAAGCCCGCGACGGCGCGCATACCGATGTACCTGCATAAAATTGCGGAAACTGCATGCCTTCGGCAGCCAACCGGTCAATGTTTGGAGTTTTAATCAGGTTTTGCCCGTTGATACCTATGTCCCCATAACCGAGGTCATCGGCCAGAATAAAGACAATATTAGGTCGATTGGCAGGACGTGTTTGTGCCTGGCTATATAGGGCAACAAGTGTGCTGATGATAAGCAAAATAAGTCTGTTCATAACGTATCCGTAAAGCAGAAAAGGCACTTACTACTGCCTAAAAGCCTATTTGCCGCTTGCCTTACTTGACTGCGGTAAAAGTCATTTTAGGTTGTTGCATAGCCTTTTCTAATAGCTTGATTTCCAATTTAAGAATCGCTTCTTCTGCGTTTGCGTCAATTTTTTCGGGGTCGTCGGAGGGTCTGTGATAGTCGGGATGGCCGCCTGTATGGAAAAACAAGACCGGAATTTGTTTGGCATAAAAAGCCGCGTTATCAGACCCGCCGTTGCCTGCCCGATCGGTGAAGAACTTGATGGAACTTTCGGCGCCTTTGAACACGATTGGCCAGGTATCGCTGGTGCCGTAACCACCAATTCCAATACCTCGTTCGGGATTATAGCGACCAATCATGTCCATACACACCATGAAATTTAACTTGTCGAGTGGTAGTGTCGGGTTATTCAGGAAATAGCGGGAACCTTGCAAGCCCAACTCTTCGGCTCCGAAGGCCATGAATAGAATGTTGTAGGACTCTTTTACGCCGTTTTTTGCGAAATACTGAGCCAGCTCTAGCAAGCCAGCCACACCCGACGCGTTGTCGTCGGCCCCGTTATGAATTTTGCCTTGTGGCAATGAATCCAGCGAACTCCCCTGTCGCCCTAATCCCAGATGGTCATAATGGGCTCCAACGACAATCGTATAAGGCGCTTCGTTATCTAAAAAACCGATCACATTGGCTGCTTTTCGAAGGCTATCCGGCACAACTACCCGCCGAACTTTAGCCGTAAACGATTGATAATAGCCATCAGTACCCAGCGGCTTTAGGCCATATTTTTTGAAGTGTTTTTCAATGTAGCGAGCGGTTTTGGCATTTTCTGGACTACCCGTTCCGCGTCCCTGCATCTTGTCGGAAGCGAGTGTATTGATGTGTTTTATAATACGCCTTGCTGAAGGTTCCTGAGCAAATAATGGACTTGTCAGTAAGATGAGAAGAAAGAGAAATTGTTTTTTCATGAATAGACTATAGCACCAACATAAGTCAGTATGGGCACAAAGCTATCCAGAAAATAGATTTGACGGGCTTCCCCTCCGATGAATAGCTTTTATTGAAAACAAAACCTTCAGATGATGCAACTATAAGTTCGCATCATCTGAAGGTTAAGAGTTAATCGGTGAATTTATGCCTTAGCGTGGCCCACGACTGCCTTCACCTTGTGGTCGATTGGGATGTCCTCCCTGCTGACCTCTGTCTCGACCTGGTTGCTGATTACTTCGCCCTGGTTGTTGACCGTTCATACGCCCCGGATTACCACCTGGACGTGCGCCCCGATTCGCTACCTGATTGTGCATCGGGTGATTGTTGATTACATAATATTTCGAATCACGGCTATCGCGGATGGGTTGCTGGTCGTAACGACCTTTGAACGATGCGTACTGCTTCCGATAAACAGCATTCCGTAGATAGGGCTGGTTATCGTTGATAACTACTTTGTGCATCCGGTACAGATCGTAGCTGCTATAACGGGGAGGCAATACGGATGTTGTAATCCATCGCCCGCCGTCGAAATAAATCCACTGTTGCTGGGGAACATTGTAATAGATATCCAGATCGGGCAGGTAATAATAGTTTACGTAGTCGTAGCCGGTTGGCCCCCAGATGGGTTGACTTCCGATATTGACGCTGACATTTACCTGTGCGTGGCTGGGTTGATACAATCCAATACCGACCAATAGGCCGAGCATAATTAGTGCGTTTTTCATAATTTTCGTTGATTTAAAGGCAATTCGTCACTATTGACTATCTTCATGTACCGCTGTTTTGGCCTAAACGTTGCTAAAGTATGCGGCTTTTTTGTTCTTAGCGCCAGCCGCCACCCAAAGCCCGATAGAGCGTTACAACTGACTGAAGTTGCTGCAATCGGTCGTTAACGCCATTTAGTTGAGTCGACAGCAGGTTTTGCTCAGCAGTCAATACGTCGGTGTAGTTTGTATTGGCCGTGTATTTGAGCAGTTCTTTTGTGTAAGAAACAGCCTTTTGTAAAGCGGCAAGTTGCTGTTTACGCGTATTGGCTTTATCAACCGCCATCTGGTAGGAATACAACGCATTCGACACCTCCTGACCAGCCGTTAGCAACGTTGACTGATAGGTGTAGTAAGCTTCAGCTTGTGCAGCCTGAGCGCGGTTAAGCCGCTGTCGGTTAATGCCCTGATTGAAAATAGGTTGAGTCAGGCCGCTAATCAGACTTCCATAGAAGGTTCCGGCAAAGAAGCCAGTCAATGTATTCGCTGTTGCAAAACCACCCGTACCGGTAATCGTGAGGGCTGGGTAGAAGTAGGTTCGGGCTACATTGGTCAATTCGAAGGTATTGCGGAAACTATATTCCGCTTCCTGCACATCAGGGCGGTTACTTAGCAATTGAGCTGGAAGTCCCGTTTGCAGGGATGGTGTTGATGCCGTATCCAACTGCATTCGTGGGATACTGTCGGATGGCATGGCTAACAATAGACTTAATGTATTTTCGGTTTGTCGAATATTCTGGCGGATATCCGGTAGCGTCACTTCGGCCGCATATCGGTTGGCTTCACTCTGCACAACATCGGCTCCTGTGACTACTGCGCCTTTTTTCAGCTCTTTCATCGTTTCAACGTCCGTCTTTCGGTTGTCGACCGTTTCCAGCGTGATTTTTAGCTGCCTGTCATAGGCCTGCAACGCATAATAGCCGTTAGCGATGTTGGCAATCAATTGTGTTTGTACAGCGCGTCGATAGGCTTCACTTTGCAGATAAGCGGCTACATAAGCCCGTTTTGTACTCCGCAGTTTCCCCCATACATCGGCCTCCCAACTCGTACTGGCGGTCAGCGAGTACTGCTTAATTGTCGGAATAGACGTGGTGCTTACCGTACTTGATCCGGCATCGGCATTCCTGATATTCAACGCCCGCAATTGCGCCGATGATGATTTGGAGAGCGTAAAACCCGCATTGGTACTAAGCGTTGGAAAAAACGCCAGCTTGCTTTGCAACACATTGGCTTCGGCCGCCTGCATACGGGCGATCGCAATTTTGAGATCCAGGTTATTGGCCAGCCCCCGTTCAATTAACCCTTGCAGAATGGTGTCCGGAAACATCTGCCGCCAGGGCAAGCTCGCCAACGTGGTCGAATCGGTCGTCTGTTGACCCCAATAGAGCTTATCGGTTGTCAGGCCCGGTCTTTCATAGGGTTTGGTCACGCTACAGGAAGCCAGAATGGTCCCCAGTAGCAGTGTTATTCCCAGATTTATATTTTTCGTATTCATGGTATCTAGCTGCTTTACTGTACAAGGGAGTGATACTCCGTTAGGCCGACAGGCCAAAGCCTGTGGAGTCCAATTGCCCTAACGGGCCAACGGAGTGGTACTCCGTTGTACAATCTCATCACTTAATCTTGCTAAGTGCTAACCGTCTTGATAGCTTCTTTCCCTGAATGAGCTTTTTTATCATCAATTTTCTCGGGCTCATCGTCCTCATCATCAGGGTCGTGTTGGGTGGGTGGCCCGCTTATTTTTTCCTGTAAACCCTGAAAAATGACAAATAGCGTTGGTACAAAAAATACCCCGAGTAACGTACCGAAGAGCATCCCACCAATGGCACCCGTCCCAATCGAACGGTTTCCCTGAGCACCGGCACCGCTGGCAAACATCAACGGCATTAAACCGAAAATGAAGGCAAATGAGGTCATCAGAATTGGTCGTAAACGAGCTTTGGCGCCTTCTATCGCCGACTCCAGCAGTTCCATTCCGGTCTGCCTTCGCTCAACGGCGAATTGTACAATCAGGATGGCATTCTTAGCCAGCAAACCAATCAGCATGATGAGCGAGATTTGCATGTAGATGTTGTTGTCTAACCCGAAAAGCCGGGCAAAAACATACACGCCTGATAAGCCAACTGGTAAGGAGAATAAGACCGCAAACGGCAGTAAATAGCTTTCGTATTGTGCGCTTAACAGCAGATAGACGAAGGCCAGACACAGAATAAAAACATACAGCGTTTGCGAACCCACGTTCTGTTCTTCCCGACTAATGCCCGAATACTCGAAACCATAACCCGCCGGGAGCGTTTGGGTTGCCACTTCTTGAATCGCCAGTAAAGCCTGCCCCGTGCTGTAGTTCGAATTAGGAGACCCGTTGACCGACATCGACGAGAACAGGTTGAAACGAGAAACGCTTTCTGGGCCGTAGATTCGTTTCAGGGTAATAAACTCAGTGATCGGAGCCATTGTACCCGCCGACGTTCGCACGGCTATTTTGTTTAGTCCGGCGGGGTTTGACCGGTAGTTTGTATCAGCCTGCATGATAACGCGGTATTGCTTGCCAAACTCATTGAAGTTCGATACGTACGAACTGCCGTAGAAGACCTGCATCGCATTGAGCACATCGCCCACCGTAATGCCCGCTTCTTTACATTTAGCCACATTTACATCCAGCTGATACTGTGGAAAGTTGGGATTGAATGAGGTGGTAGCATACTGAATTTCAGGTCGTTTGTTCAGCGTGGCCAGGAAATTCTGCGTCACCTTATAGAACTCATCGGTAGTATGGCCGCCCTTGTCCTGTAGCTGAAAGGTAAAGCCGCCACTCGTTCCAAATCCCGTAATGGTTGGCTGTTGGATAAAGACAAGCTCAGCATCCCGAATGTTGGCTGTTTTCTGTTTCATCAGCTTGATGACGTCGTCGTCGCTAACGCCGGGACGCTCATCCCAGGGTTTTAATCGGACGATAATCAGCCCATAGGCGCTCCCGTTACCCGCCACGAAATTCTGCCCCAGCGTACGCATACTGTTTTGCACTTCGGGGATCGTATGCACGATGGAATCGACCTGATCGGCCATAGCCGTAGTTCGTTCGACTGACGAAGCTGGGGGAAGCGTGATATTGACGAAAATACTGCCCATGTCTTCTTTCGGCACGAAGCTGGAAGGCGTGGTTTTGAACAGCGTGTAAAACAGTCCGCCAAACAACCCAATACCGATAAGTGCCAACCATTTCCGGGCCGACAGAAATGTGACCGACCTGGTGTATTTGGCCGTTAGGGAATCATAACCCGCATTAAAGGCAACCCCAAAGCGTTGTAATAACCCTTTAGGTTTTTCGCCTTCGGCATGTTGCGGTGGTTTCAGGAAGAGAGCCGCCAGCGCCGGGCAAAGCGTTAAGGCATTGACCGCCGAAATAATAATGGCGACGGCCAGCGTAATACCAAACTGCTTGTAAAACACCCCCGCAGAACCTGTGATAAATGTTACGGGCAGAAACACCGACGCCATCACGAGCGTAATCGAAATGATAGCGCCCGAGATTTCACTCATGGCGTCAATGGCCGCTTTACGGGGTGATTTATAGCCGCTTTCCAGCTTCGAGTGAACGGCCTCGACCACCACAATGGCATCATCCACCACAATACCAATGGCCAGCACCAACGCAAACAGCGTGAGCAGATTAATACTGAAACCAAACAGATACAGGAAGAAAAACGTACCCGTAATGGCCACTGGCACCGAAACGCCGTGAATGATGGTCGAGCGAAAATCCTGCAGGAAAATGAAGATCACGAGGAACACCAGCGCGAAACATTCCAGCAGCGTGTGTAACACTTTGCTGATCGATGCATCCAGAAACTGGTTGATATCGACCAAATAGACAAAATGAACCCCTGCCGGGAAAGATTTGGCGGCAGCCTCAATGACCTTCTTGGAGTTGTTGATCACATCCCGCGCATTGGAACCGGGCGTCTGGCTCACCGAAATACCCACCGACTGCTTGCCATTGGTGCTTGTAAAGCTGGTATACGTCTGCGAGCCCAGCTCAATCCGGGCAATATCCCGAAGTCGCAGCAACTGCCCATTGCCGGTTGTTTTGATGATAATATCCCCAAACTGTTGTGTAGACTGCAATCGGCCACTGTACCGGATAACGTATTGGAAAGTCTGGTTGTCATTTTCGCCGAATTTACCGGGTGCCGCATCCACATTTTGGTCTGATAGAGCCGTTGATACATCGGCAGGAGTAATCCCGTAAATGGACATGACGTCGGGCTTGAGCCAGATTCGCATGGAGTACGTTTTGGCTGATCCGAACACGTTGGCGGCCCCCACGCCATTCACCCGCTGGAGTTGGGGAATAACGTTGATGGCGGCATAGTTTTGCAAAAATGTCTGATCGTAAGCTGCATTATCGCTATAGATCGACATAATCAGCAAGTTGCTACTTTGCTGTTTCCGAACCGTTACGCCAGCCTGCGTAACTTCCTGCGGCAACAGGCTCGTCGCTGCCGAAACCCGGTTCTGTACGTCCACTGCAGCCTGGTTAGGGTCGGTACCCACGGCGAAATAAATGCTGATGCTACCGGCCCCATCGTTGGTTGCCGACGAGGTCATGTAGGTCATGCCTTCTACGCCGTTAATCTGCTCTTCCAGCGGCACAATCACGCTTTTGAGCACGACATCGGCGTTGGCACCACTATAGCTAGCAGAAACCTGTACGGTTGGTGGCGAAATATCGGGGTATTGAGCGATAGGCAACTTGACCATGCCCAGAATGCCCAACAAGACAATCAGGGCCGAAATGACGGTACTTAATACCGGACGTTCTATGAATATGCGAAGCATAAGGCAGGTTGTTGAGAATAACTTACAAGTCCGTGTTTGTGTCGGTCGCAGCGGTTGTTGTATTGGGGGCTGTCGTTTTATAGACGCTGGCTGGCGAAGCAGGCTTCGGCTTAATCGATGCGCCGTCTTTCAGACCCGTTCCTCCGTCGAGCACAACTTTATCGCCCGCTTTTAGCCCGCTCTGAACAACGAAGTATTGCCCGTCGGGTGTGGGTGTCACGGTTACGGCAGTAGTTTTGGCGATGTTATTTTTCCCGACGACAAAGAGGAATCGTTTGTCCTGAAGCTCGGAGGTGGCACTTTGGGGAACTACCAGCGCCGAGTCGATGGTGCGAGGAACACGAACGGTACCGCTGTTGCCACTGCGCAGGAGTGCTTGCGGATTAGGGAATGTAGCGCGGAAATTACTGGAGCCCGTTTGGGTATCAATCTGACCAATAGCCGTTTTGATTCGACCTTTGTAATTATACGTCGATCCGTCGGCTAATAGAAGTATAACGTCGGGCAACTTAGCCAGCTTTTCCTGAAGCGTGTTGCCGCTCACATCACGGGTGAAATCGAGTAACTGTTTTTCGTTCAGGGCAAAATAAGCGTATACTTCGCTGATGCCCGAAATCGTCGTTAGCGGATTAGTTGTCGTGCTGGTCACCAGACTTCCGATCTTGTACGGTATCGACCCAACGACGCCACTAACGGGGCTAACCAGATTCGTGTAGCCCAAGTTGGTTTGGGCATTGGCCAGAGCAGCCTGCGCCTGAGCTAGAGCAGCCTTTTTGGAGGCTAGTGTATATTGAGCTGTTTCCAGCTCATAGGGACTGATAATGTCTTTCTCAACCAGAGGACGGACTTTATTAACGGCCAACAAAGCCGAACTGACATCGGCCTGCGCTGTTCGGACACCCGCCTGAGCAGTCAGTACGTCCTGGGCATACTGAGGGGCATTAATGCGGAAGAGCCGTTGCCCTTTTTTGACCGTTGCGCCTTCATCCACATAAATAGCCTCGACAAACCCATCCACTTTGGGACGAATTTCAACATTCTGTTCTCCCTGAATGATGGCGGGAAAATCGACGTAGAGAACCTCCTTACGAGGAGCGAGCGTCAATACTGAGTACGTTTTAGGCTGTTTTAAGGCGGTCGAGTCCGTCTGACCGCCTTTTTTTTTTGTCGGAGCTGCTACAGGCTGTTAGACAGATTCCGGCCAACAGAAGCATAGCCCATTGGCAATTCGTAGTGTATTGTGGATGCTTTCGAAACGCTTTCATAATCTATTCGTATCCTCATCGGATACTCAATAACATTACAAAAGCCACCGTGGGTTATTAGTTGGGGATTAAAAACAAGTTGAATCCCCAAATTGCCTGGATGAATAGGCGATTTGGGGTGCGGAAAGAGCTATCTAAATTGCATAGTTCAGGCACTCCTGAATGTCATCGATCTCCAAGCTAGGATAATCTGCCAGAATTTCGTTCCATGTCATTCCACTGACCAGCAACTCCAGAATAGCTGTAACGAGTAATCTCGATCCGCGGATAGTGGGTTTCCCGTGACAGATGGCGGGGTCAATGGTGAATTAGCATGAGTTCCTATTTTAGTAAAGTTAAGGTAGGAAGAACGTATTCACAATGGTCCTCACTCAACCACAACACATCCGTAAGCGGGCACGGTAACTCGGCTATTCAGGAACGAGCCACCCGGTTTTGTCTCAAATACGATGCAACGACACCATTCCTCACCGGGAGAAAAGACCACCTCAATAGGCTTTTTGGTCAGGTTGTGAATCAACAGAACGCAGGGGCCACCACTGGCATCCTGACGCATAAACGCAACAATCCCTTTCTGCCGAATGCCGGACGGTAAAAGCTTACTGATATTATTCGTCAGAATTGGGTGACTGTTTCGATAGTGAATCAGGCGTTTGTAATGATTGACCAGCGAATCAGGATCGCTTAGCTGCTGAGCCAGTGGGTGAACCGTTTGGCTGGTGCTATATTTTCCCCGACGCCAACGAGTACGCTGTGTATCTCGAGCGCGAACATCCCACAGAAACGGTTCCCTGATGTATTCGTCGGGTTTCATGCCAAGCATGCCAAGTTCCTCACCATAATACAGGTAAGGTAAACCCGGCAGCGTAAGCAAGAGGCTAGCCGCTACTTTCAATTGGTCGAGGTTGCCCTTTAGCAAACTGCCAATGCGGTTCTGATCATGATTGGATAGCAGCAAGGCATCAATAAAGTTGGGATTTACGTTGCCGAATGCCTTATGAACATATAGCAGAAACTCCACTAAATCTTCGGTATCGTTTTCCTTACCTACAATCTCGGCAATCGCCAATTGAAGGTCAAAATTGAAGTTGGCTTTCAACCCTCTGAAATAGGGCGCAATCCGTTCTGGGCGTGTCCAGACTTCGCCAACGGTATACGCTCCCGGTTTGGCCGCTTCAACGACTTTTCCAAACTCCTGCCAGAACTCGTGATTTTTAGGTTCTTCGGCTTCACGATAGAGATGGCGGGCGGCATCCAGTCGAAACCCATCTATTCCCACCTCATTGAGCCAGTAGCGGGCTATGTTAAAAAACTCGTCCCGAACGGGCTGGTGATCAAAATTCAGATCGGGCATGCCGCTCCAGAACATCCCATAATATTGTTCAGGATAGTTAGCCCCGCGAACCGAATGCCAGGGATTTTTCTCGCCCGAATCGGCAGTAATGTCCCGAGTAGCTAGTTTTCGGGCCTTAATTTCAGCGGGCGTTAGCCATTTGTAGTAATGCCAATAGGGATTATCCGGCCCTTTGGAGGCTTCCTGAAACCACTTATGCTGAATACTGGTATGGTGTAATACTAAGTCAATAATAACGGCAATGCCTCGCTGATGCGCTTCGGAAATCAGTCGTTTGAAGTCGTCCAGCGTGCCATATTCCTGATCGATGCCGTAGTAATCCGTCACATCGTATTTATGGTAGCTGGGTGATGGATTGATGGGCATAAGCCAAATGGCTGACACCCCGAGGTCGCTCAAATAATCGAGCTTATTGGTAATACCGTTGAGGTCACCAATACCATCGCCATTGGAGTCGGCAAACGAACGGACGAAAATCTCGTAGTGAACACCTGTTTGTCCGACAGGAACTGGGCTGGACTGGATAGGCGCTAAAGTTGTATTGGCTTGAGCAGAGTTTGCAGCGGTCATTCTTTACAGACTAGCTTACTAGCTAAATAGTTTCAGGGCCTGATAAACCCGGTGTGTGGGTAAACCCATCACGGTATAAAACGAACCTTCCAGTCGTTCGATGCCCACCAGGCCAATAAAGTCCTGTGCACCATACGATCCAGCTTTGTCGAATGGCTTACATTCCTTGATGTAATAGGCAATTTCACTGTCGGTAAGCGGGGCAAATTGTACCCTTGTTTCGTCCGTGAACGAATCTAATTGAGGTTCGCCGTTGGTGCCGGGAGCAAGAATGGCAACCCCCGTTCGAACGCGATGCGTTTGTCCAGACAAAGCTCGAAGCATTCGCTGGGCATCGGCTTCATCCTGGGGCTTGTTCATGATATGATCGTCTAGAATCACAACCGTATCGGCGCAAAGAATAATCCGATTGCCCAAATCCGGCATAAATTGATCCGCTTTCTGACGAGCCAGATATTCGGCAACCTCATTCGCGGGCATGGTTTCGGGGAAGATTTCGTCGGTAGGCCGAGTTTCGATGGTGAACGAAAAACCGGCATCGGTCATCAGTTGTTTGCGTCGGGGCGATCCCGAAGCCAACACGAGTGGATAGCGTAATGTGAGCATGTAGGCAGAAAGACGAAGTGCAAAATTAACCTAAAAATGAAGGTTTCTGCGTATATTGGTTGATTGCTTATTTGTAACTATGACCATTCGACTCGCTACTATTTCTGATTCAGCCGCGATAACGGAGCTGGCTATTACCACTATGCGTGAGGCTTTTGGTCCACCTCACAACCCTGTCGAACTCGTGGAAGAATACGTTCAATCGGCTATGAGCGTTCCCATTATGGAAGCGGAATTAGCCGATCATCGGTCTACTTTTTTTCTGCTCGAATCAGGTGATGGAGAGCTTGTTGGCTACGCGAAACTACGCAAACACGCCCCTCCCCGGAAAATGGCCGACCGAAACGCTATTGAAATTCAACGCATTTATCTTTTGCAAAATCAGATTGGCCAAGGGCAGGGGCGTATACTGATGCAACATTGTCTGGACTGGTCGCGAAATCAAGGGTATACTGCTGTTTGGCTGGGAGTTTGGGAGCGGAATGCCCGCGCAATGGCCTTCTATGAAAAAATCGGTTTCAGAAAATTCGGGTTTCATTATTTCCAGTTTGGCACCGAGCGTCAGCGGGATTTCTGGCTTGAGAAACAATTAGATAATTAGGAGGTTGGTATTTTTGCCTGTTATTTTAACACTTTAATTAGTTTATAATTAAAGCTTTATCCGAAAATCGTTACTAATCGTGTCGGAATCAGTTTATCGTTTGTTCACTTAAACCAGTCCATCCGCTTATCACTATTAGCTGTTCAAGATCATAATGTATCAACTTTATCCGAACGAATGTCAATCAAGGTTTCATCAGTTTCTGGTGTGGCTGATTGTTCTGTGCGGATGCAATCTGTCGGTTTTTGCTCAGGTCGATACTACTCGACAAATCCGGAAAGACCCGCTTGAAAATGTTCAGGTCGATACACTTCGGCACATTGGCATTGACGTTGGGCCAACTGATTCGCTGACAGCTGCCCATTTAACTGCCCAGACAGACAGTATTCTGATGCGTCGAGATAGTGTTTTTTACAGTCGTCTGAAAACATCGATGTATAAACATCGGCTAACCCGGCAACTCTACGATGCTGTTTTTCGTGACGTGTACAATAGCCGTATCCAAACCGGTGAAGTAAGTCAGATTGAAGTCAATCCATTTAAGATATTTGAAGGGCGGATTATTGGGGATATTTATATCCGCCGACTGGGCGTATTTGGGCAAACGGTTTACGATACACTTCGAAAAGCAAATAACTGGGTCGAGCGAGTGGGTAGCACGGTGCATACAAATACACGCGAGCATGTTATTCGGAACTCTTATTTGCTGTTTCGGCAGGGCGATGCACTCAATCCGGTTGTCTTGCGCGATAACGAACGGCTGTTGCGAACGACGTCTATTTTTCACGATGCCCGGATTTTAGTAGTCCCCCGACCGGGCAGTCGACAGTTTGTTGATGTGTATGTGATTACGCAGGATGTCTGGTCGTTATTGCCAAATGGTGGCTTTGGCGGGTTTACGAATTTCAGCGTTGGCTTCGATCAGGTTAATTTTCGAGGATTGGGCCATCAGCTTTTTGCACAATTCGCCTATTCAGGAACCGATCCACGTCAGAAAGCTGAATACCAGACCCGCTATAAAGTACCATTCATCGGGAAAACCTTTCTAACTG
Proteins encoded in this region:
- a CDS encoding arylsulfatase, which gives rise to MNRLILLIISTLVALYSQAQTRPANRPNIVFILADDLGYGDIGINGQNLIKTPNIDRLAAEGMQFPQFYAGTSVCAPSRASLMTGLHTGHTYIRGNKEIKPEGQQPIADSVTTVAELLQRAGYATAAFGKWGLGPVGSEGDPNKQGFDQFYGYNCQGLAHRYYPDHLWNNSQKVVLTANENLRQMKEYAPDLIQKQALAFLDNRKTSQPFFLFLPYILPHAELVVPNDSIFQHYKGKFAEKPYVGADYGPDAKTGGYASQAYPHATFAAMVARLDLYVGQVMAKLKAKGLDKNTLVIFTSDNGPHVEGGADPTFFNSSGGFRGVKRDLYEGGIREPFIARWPGVVKAGSRSDFVGAFWDVLPTFTELAGAQTPGRVDGLSFVPALTSKGPQKKHAYLYWEFHENGGRQAIRRGDWKAVRLQVSNNPTGPVELYDLSKDPAESHDVAAKNPEKAEQLGRLMNESHVESSLFPLIRLRE
- a CDS encoding M20/M25/M40 family metallo-hydrolase, with protein sequence MKKQFLFLLILLTSPLFAQEPSARRIIKHINTLASDKMQGRGTGSPENAKTARYIEKHFKKYGLKPLGTDGYYQSFTAKVRRVVVPDSLRKAANVIGFLDNEAPYTIVVGAHYDHLGLGRQGSSLDSLPQGKIHNGADDNASGVAGLLELAQYFAKNGVKESYNILFMAFGAEELGLQGSRYFLNNPTLPLDKLNFMVCMDMIGRYNPERGIGIGGYGTSDTWPIVFKGAESSIKFFTDRAGNGGSDNAAFYAKQIPVLFFHTGGHPDYHRPSDDPEKIDANAEEAILKLEIKLLEKAMQQPKMTFTAVK
- a CDS encoding efflux transporter outer membrane subunit, whose translation is MNTKNINLGITLLLGTILASCSVTKPYERPGLTTDKLYWGQQTTDSTTLASLPWRQMFPDTILQGLIERGLANNLDLKIAIARMQAAEANVLQSKLAFFPTLSTNAGFTLSKSSSAQLRALNIRNADAGSSTVSTTSIPTIKQYSLTASTSWEADVWGKLRSTKRAYVAAYLQSEAYRRAVQTQLIANIANGYYALQAYDRQLKITLETVDNRKTDVETMKELKKGAVVTGADVVQSEANRYAAEVTLPDIRQNIRQTENTLSLLLAMPSDSIPRMQLDTASTPSLQTGLPAQLLSNRPDVQEAEYSFRNTFELTNVARTYFYPALTITGTGGFATANTLTGFFAGTFYGSLISGLTQPIFNQGINRQRLNRAQAAQAEAYYTYQSTLLTAGQEVSNALYSYQMAVDKANTRKQQLAALQKAVSYTKELLKYTANTNYTDVLTAEQNLLSTQLNGVNDRLQQLQSVVTLYRALGGGWR